In a single window of the Calditrichota bacterium genome:
- a CDS encoding sigma-54-dependent Fis family transcriptional regulator — MAEHKSLYQILIVDDEKHIAKLIEGYLKPEKKYDFSSVTNGEACLKYISEQIPDLILLDIQMPGIDGIETLRRIKEYDPRIPVIMISGLGSLEKAVQSMKFGAYDYIEKPFEDRNRLIVTVRNALMISSLQNEINELRQNYEFENIIGQSGAMKEVFKSMEKVINSKVTVLVLGESGTGKELVARAIHYHDKVRANKPFVAVNCSALPETLLESELFGHEKGSFTGAMTRRIGKFEQANNGTLFLDEIGLMSPATQAKVLRVLQEKKFERVGGNDLIDVDVRVISATNTNLEEAIKKNEFREDLFYRLNVFRIRIPPLRDRKEDIPLLAAHFIRKYSQQEEKEIVGVSPEALELLMAYNWPGNVRELENAIERAVVLASTNEIATKDLPTAVRSIGERKIYESDETLATWIEKLEEQALRQALLENEGNISKTAKKLGIGRATIYRKAKKYGLPINK, encoded by the coding sequence TTTATATCAAATCTTGATCGTCGATGATGAAAAACATATTGCAAAACTCATCGAAGGATATTTGAAGCCGGAAAAAAAATATGACTTTTCCTCGGTCACAAACGGTGAAGCTTGTCTGAAATATATCAGTGAGCAAATTCCTGATTTGATTTTATTGGACATCCAAATGCCCGGCATCGACGGAATTGAAACACTGCGCCGAATCAAGGAGTATGATCCTCGAATTCCGGTCATTATGATTTCCGGATTGGGATCCCTCGAAAAAGCTGTCCAATCAATGAAATTTGGCGCCTACGATTATATTGAAAAACCGTTCGAGGATAGAAACAGATTAATAGTCACCGTAAGAAACGCCCTTATGATCAGCTCGCTGCAAAATGAGATCAATGAATTGAGACAGAACTACGAATTTGAAAACATCATCGGGCAAAGCGGCGCCATGAAAGAGGTTTTTAAATCCATGGAAAAAGTGATCAACAGCAAAGTCACGGTTCTCGTTTTGGGAGAAAGCGGAACGGGGAAAGAACTTGTTGCGCGCGCCATTCATTATCACGACAAGGTTCGTGCCAACAAACCTTTTGTGGCAGTAAACTGTTCGGCACTTCCGGAAACGCTGTTAGAGAGCGAGCTTTTTGGGCATGAAAAAGGTTCCTTCACCGGCGCCATGACCCGCCGCATCGGCAAATTCGAACAGGCGAATAATGGCACGCTTTTTCTTGACGAAATCGGGCTCATGTCTCCGGCGACACAGGCAAAAGTTCTGCGTGTGCTGCAAGAAAAAAAATTTGAACGTGTCGGTGGCAATGATCTCATCGATGTCGATGTCCGGGTTATCTCTGCTACCAACACCAACTTGGAAGAGGCAATTAAGAAAAATGAATTCAGAGAAGATTTGTTTTACCGGCTGAATGTATTTCGCATAAGGATACCTCCGTTGCGCGACAGAAAAGAAGACATTCCTCTGCTTGCCGCTCACTTTATTCGGAAATATTCTCAGCAGGAGGAAAAAGAAATTGTGGGTGTTTCGCCTGAGGCTCTGGAGCTGCTCATGGCGTACAATTGGCCCGGCAATGTTCGCGAACTGGAAAATGCTATCGAGCGCGCCGTAGTGCTGGCAAGCACTAATGAGATCGCGACCAAAGATTTACCGACTGCGGTTCGTTCCATCGGTGAAAGAAAAATTTATGAATCCGACGAAACGCTTGCCACTTGGATAGAAAAATTGGAGGAACAGGCGCTACGCCAGGCACTGCTGGAAAACGAAGGCAATATTTCAAAAACCGCAAAAAAACTTGGAATAGGTCGCGCCACGATCTACCGCAAAGCAAAAAAATATGGTTTGCCGATAAATAAATAG